The segment CTGTTTCAATCCACTGCTCGTGTGTGATCTGCAGGTTTGGTGAGGGTGACGCCGTCTGGGTAGTCGCTGACTTGCCGCGTAGCCCGATAACTTGAATGAAAAAATGACGGCAGCCTAATTTGTGCAATAAGGCCGGCATATCTTTGAGGTGATTAATGTTTAACGAACTGACAGTATAGATGACACTTGTTTCAAAGCCCGCTGCTACTGCTTTTTGCAGGTTTTCAGTGCAGGTGGCAAAAACATTTTCGCCGCGGATCGGGTCGTTAATCTCAGCTCGGGGTCCGTCAAGGCTGAAACTGATTACGGCATCATCTGAATCTATTTTTGAAAGCAGATCGTTATGAAGAAAGCCGTTTGTGTCGATGGTAATAGTTTGGTAGCCAATTTTTTTGGCACTTTTAACTGCCGCTGGCAGGTCAGGATGCAGAGTGGGTTCACCACCAAGGAAGATGACGTTGCTCTGGCTGTTTTTGCGATAAAAAAGTTTCAGCCAGTCGGTTATTGTGGCAATGTCAAGGGTGTTGCTGCCGTGTTGTTTGGTGTTGATATAACAATGGCGACATGACAGGTTGCAGGCGGTCAGGAGGTGAAGAAATATATTTCTCTCGTTTGGCTGAAAGGCCAGGGTGCGTGCTTTAAGTTGTGTGCTCATTGTTTCAGTGTGTATGTGGCTAATAACGTACCGTTGAGGTATTGTTGGTTGGAGGAAAAAAACTGTTTGAAAAGAGCCAGGCTTTGTTCCCGTAAAACCTTGCCGTGGATATAAACAGGTGCCTGGCTGTATAGTGGAGCAAGTTTTGCCAGCGGCAGGTTGGTGCCGCCGCCCATAACATCTTCATAGGCAAAAACGAAATTGTGTATGCCATTGACCAGCAAGGTCGAAAAGCACATCAGGCAGGGTTCCATGGTTGAGTAGACGGTGAGTTGGCTGCGGTCGGTCTCTGGGGCGTCTGCAAGTAATTGTCGTAAAGCGAGCACTGGCTCTTTGCCCGGCAGACTCTCTGCTCTTTCGGCGCCTGCCTCTGGCAACGACCTTGTTTTCGTGGACGATGACACAGCCAACCGGAAATTCTCCGGCATCCAGAGCGGCTTGGGCCTGAGTCAGGGCCTCTTCCATAAAATGTTCATGCTGCATAGGACAGCTTCCGCATCAGAGGGTTGGGGTAGCGCTACTTTACGCAGTTAAGGTAAAGAATAGCTTGCGATTGCACTCAAGACAACGTATTTTTGTTTTCGTTGTCGTAAACGGGGTAATTATAATGTTGATTCGTGAGAAAATAGAAGCCGCAGAACGGAAGATTTTATCTCGCCATGCATGCCTCAGCTCTGAAAGCAGGGGAAGGATTCGCGACGAACCCCCTTGCTCCATCCGCACTGTCTTTCAGCGGGATAGGGATCGTATAGTCTATTCCAAGGCATTTCGTCGTTTGAAGTATAAAACACAGGTCTTCCTTGCTCCTTCTGGTGATCATTA is part of the Desulfobulbaceae bacterium genome and harbors:
- a CDS encoding radical SAM protein, which translates into the protein MSTQLKARTLAFQPNERNIFLHLLTACNLSCRHCYINTKQHGSNTLDIATITDWLKLFYRKNSQSNVIFLGGEPTLHPDLPAAVKSAKKIGYQTITIDTNGFLHNDLLSKIDSDDAVISFSLDGPRAEINDPIRGENVFATCTENLQKAVAAGFETSVIYTVSSLNINHLKDMPALLHKLGCRHFFIQVIGLRGKSATTQTASPSPNLQITHEQWIETVPAVAEHAAALGMHVIYPKVFLDPDEIFQCAGTVAENFFIFPNGRVYTCPLCEDFPLHSYEIRNNKLTLHEGITEKNLFSLSIPEGCVINKLLQPGSIDYLPDGSARHRISCCLLKQEI